A single Lactuca sativa cultivar Salinas chromosome 8, Lsat_Salinas_v11, whole genome shotgun sequence DNA region contains:
- the LOC111889316 gene encoding trihelix transcription factor ENAP2-like, producing the protein MSCQSDYNSDPPHAPLLKPRLSPSSPAASPPTATPHRSSDGNSTTSHQSETAPTASMDDNETAPPLPLPPPPPPPKNTSFPVREDCWSEEATFTLIEAWGDRFVELNRGNLRQKHWQEVADSVNARHGHVKKSRRTDIQCKNRIDTLKKKFKVEKSKMLELGADNYVSPWPFFAPLDSLIGSSFKPSTQTPTPPPPRKRIRTPPSLPALPPPPSSVPVAPRSKRPAPPAFQPSNDTSFFRRNFSVMAAAAAAIDGADEDSDTSWSSGGNGARRSRLEKADETGSDAYHHLAEAIGRFAEVYERVEEAKQRQMVELEKQRMQFTKDLELQRMKLLMESQVQLEKLKRSKRNSEPDFSRSDEGDHSASIS; encoded by the exons ATGTCCTGTCAATCCGACTATAACTCAGATCCTCCTCACGCGCCGCTGCTCAAACCCCGTCTCTCACCCTCCTCTCCCGCCGCCTCACCACCTACTGCCACACCTCACCGTTCCTCCGACGGAAACTCTACCACCAGCCACCAATCGGAAACTGCCCCTACTGCTTCCATGGACGACAATGAGACTGCACCGCCACTACCActacctcctccaccacctcctcccaaGAATACGTCATTTCCGGTGAGGGAAGACTGCTGGTCGGAGGAAGCAACGTTCACGCTAATCGAGGCCTGGGGAGATAGGTTCGTCGAACTTAACCGTGGTAACCTCCGTCAGAAACACTGGCAGGAAGTTGCTGACTCCGTCAACGCCCGTCACGGTCACGTCAAAAAATCTCGCCGGACTGATATACAGTGTAAGAACCGCATCGACACTTTGAAGAAGAAGTTCAAGGTTGAGAAGTCAAAGATGTTGGAGTTAGGTGCTGATAACTACGTTTCTCCATGGCCGTTCTTCGCACCGCTTGATTCACTCATCGGTTCCTCCTTCAAACCCTCAACACAGACACCGACACCGCCGCCTCCACGTAAACGAATTCGGACTCCGCCGTCGCTCCCTGCTCTTCCTCCTCCGCCTTCATCTGTCCCCGTCGCTCCGCGGTCGAAACGGCCGGCGCCGCCGGCGTTTCAACCGTCGAACGACACTTCGTTTTTCCGGCGTAATTTCTCTGTGATGGCAGCGGCTGCGGCTGCAATTGACGGTGCAGATGAGGATTCCGATACGTCATGGTCTAGCGGCGGAAACGGAGCGCGGCGGTCGCGGTTAGAGAAGGCTGATGAGACCGGCAGCGATGCATACCATCATTTAGCGGAGGCGATCGGAAGGTTTGCAGAGGTGTATGAAAGGGTTGAAGAAGCCAAACAACGGCAGATGGTTGAATTAGAGAAGCAGAGAATGCAATTCACCAAGGATCTAGAGCTTCAGAGGATGAAGCTATTAATGGAGTCTCAGGTGCAGCTGGAGAAATTGAAGCGTTCAAAGAGGAATTCAGAGCCCG ATTTTAGTAGAAGTGATGAAGGAGATCACTCGGCTAGCATCAGTTAA